A region from the Hydra vulgaris chromosome 08, alternate assembly HydraT2T_AEP genome encodes:
- the LOC136083437 gene encoding ATP-dependent DNA helicase PIF1-like, whose product MLSLQQQKALQWVDKGKNFFITGGAGCGKSYIVNQIAQSEQIYKTIHITASTGKAAYLINGVTIHAFAGIETGVKSVDYYKRHMHPDIKKTWLETDVLIIDEISMINASTFDLLHSIACEIRQCYDELFDGVQVIACGDFFQLPPVTGQFVFKSQIWQHYMTEVLVLTQCFRQKDDEQFFGALNEIRFGQVSDKTID is encoded by the coding sequence atgttatctttgCAACAACAAAAAGCACTTCAATGGGTTGATAaaggaaagaatttttttattactggtgGCGCTGGATGTGGAAAAAGTTATATTGTCAACCAAATTGCTCAAAGtgaacaaatttataaaacaatacataTTACTGCGAGTACAGGAAAAGCAGCTTATTTAATCAATGGTGTCACAATACATGCTTTTGCTGGTATAGAAACCGGTGTTAAAAGTGTTGATTATTATAAACGTCATATGCATCCagacattaaaaaaacgtgGTTGGAAACTGATGTTTTAATTATTGATGAAATTTCAATGATTAACGCTTCAACATTTGATTTATTACATTCAATAGCTTGTGAAATCAGACAATGTTACGATGAATTATTTGATGGTGTACAAGTGATTGCTTGTGGTGATTTTTTTCAGTTGCCACCTGTTACAGggcaatttgtttttaaatcacaaatatGGCAACACTACATGACAGAAGTGTTGGTTTTAACTCAATGCTTTAGACAAAAAGACGATGAACAATTTTTTGGAGCTTTAAATGAAATACGTTTTGGTCAAGTTTCAGACAAAACTATTGATTAA
- the LOC136083438 gene encoding TNF receptor-associated factor 5-like: MNNNDDFENMFPGFGDVFEETENMPIENITFNDIFKEPDIEDIETNLIYIFILLYQLIKKMADNIYPCCFCDKEFSAKELLHHQTDCSTEQYSHECFTCKKKVQDLLNHECDFEFLDIQKICFSCNTKIDDQDYYEHSVICFQYYKEQQNRYLNQIIQEEKKNLNYLNLSINQIMNRMKSLQKISTKQIIDSKEKDQEIKNLKEENDKLHQTLAEIYKEMAELKSLFYDNMLVLANQQDTEQLKQEITKLYQILEENSTEFLALKKSIQQPKEVKVIQHIFNDTQIIKLDQMNLRLLSDEPFYTEPVYTSEGYRYRIKVYTRSTDINKLAIYIQLLRGDLDDALKWPFTKKVNITLRDKDQFFTRTTTNNNYLQLLDDSSFDKPTTEYNVAVGYKNFISHEELKQFIINNNLFITITIQ, translated from the exons atgaataataatgatgattttgaaaatatgtttcCAGGATTTGGAGACGTTTTTGAAGAAACAGAAAACATGccaatagaaaatataacattCAATGATATATTCAAAGAACCAGATATTGAAGATATTGAAACAAacctcatttatatttttattcttttatat caactaataaaaaaaatggcagACAACATATATCCTTGCTGTTTTTGTGACAAAGAATTTAGTGCAAAAGAACTTTTACATCATCAAACAGATTGTTCTACAGAACAATACTCCCACGAATGttttacatgtaaaaaaaaggtACAAGATTTGTTAAACCATGAATGCGATTTTGAATTTCtagatatacaaaaaatatgtttttcttgTAATACCAAAATCGATGATCAAGATTATTATGAACACTCTGTCATCTGCTTTCAATATTATAAAGAACAACAAAATCGTTATTTAAACCAAATCATtcaagaagaaaagaaaaatttaaattatttgaatctTTCTATTAATCAAATCATGAATAGAATGAAGAgtcttcaaaaaatttcaactaaacaaataattgaCTCTAAAGAAAAAgaccaagaaattaaaaatctaaaagaagAAAATGACAAACTTCATCAAACCCTAGCAGAAATATACAAAGAAATGGCAGAATTAAAAAGTCTCTTTTATGACAACATGTTGGTTTTAGCAAATCAACAAGATACAGAACAACTCAAACaagaaataacaaaactttatcaaatcCTAGAAGAAAATAGCACAGAATtcttagctttaaaaaaatccattcAACAACCTAAAGAAGTAAAGGTAATACAACACATCTTTAACGACACGCAAATCATCAAACTTGATCAAATGAATCTCAGGCTATTATCAGATGAACCATTTTATACAGAACCAGTTTACACATCAGAAGGTTACCGTTATCGTATAAAAGTTTATACTCGAAGTACCGACATAAACAAACTAGCCATTTACATTCAATTATTACGAGGTGACCTGGACGATGCTTTAAAATGGCCTTTTACCAAAAAAGTCAATATAACCTTGAGAGATAAAGATCAATTTTTTACTCGTACTACTACCAACAATAATTATCTTCAACTTTTAGACGATAGTTCTTTTGATAAACCTACCACTGAATATAATGTAGCTGTTGgttataagaattttatttcaCACGAAgaactaaaacaatttattattaacaataatttatttatcacgATTACTATTcaataa